One Dioscorea cayenensis subsp. rotundata cultivar TDr96_F1 chromosome 15, TDr96_F1_v2_PseudoChromosome.rev07_lg8_w22 25.fasta, whole genome shotgun sequence genomic region harbors:
- the LOC120277712 gene encoding uncharacterized protein LOC120277712 produces the protein MEVGDQLSDSEHFKDALRNSAIKRDFNFTFIKNDEQRVTIKCAAEGCEWRAHVSMEGKEVAKEVLHGSEVASYDLLMWYAKKVLMTNPGRVAIVENDGPRFKSAFFAFKACVIGFKTGCRPLLYLDGTHLLGKYGGTFLGSTGKDGNDGFFHMAFAIVDNETDANWTWFLSKLGDTIYDDDEYVKLITIISDRSKGLINAVAKKPDLADWANYMFKGERWGEMYSNVAESFNAWIKEARHLPVTNMVDSIRFKLIGMLCHRHEQSHRWERRLCPVIHRKIEELVEESRNLLVGRSDGDHFEVVDQKNYCISLNAQTCSCQAIFSVPDNDKPDDINHELLVRPPITKKPVGRPRRKRLESQASIIHELQCSHCHDAGHNRRSCNASIADRLHDVIYVQLATTKAYARHLSSMN, from the exons ATGGAAGTCGGTGATCAGCTTTCTGATAGTGAACATTTTAAGGATGCACTTAGAAATTCTGCTATCAAACGCGATTTTAACTTTACATTCATCAAGAATGACGAGCAGAGAGTGACTATCAAGTGTGCTGCTGAAGGTTGTGAATGGCGTGCTCACGTGTCCATGGAAG GGAAAGAGGTCGCCAAGGAGGTTCTCCATGGGAGTGAGGTGGCgagctatgatttattgatgTGGTACGCGAAGAAGGTGTTAATGACAAACCCTGGTAGGGTTGCTATCGTAGAGAATGACGGTCCCCGTTTCAAGAGTGCGTTTTTTGCCTTCAAAGCATGTGTCATTGGTTTCAAGACAGGATGCAGGCCATTGCTGTACCTAGATGGAACTCACTTGCTCGGTAAATACGGGGGCACTTTCTTAGGTTCAACGGGAAAAGATGGGAACGATGGTTTCTTTCATATGGCATTTGCAATCGTAGATAATGAAACGGATGCGAACTGGACATGGTTCTTGTCAAAGCTTGGAGATACTATATACGATGATGACGAATATGTGAAACTTATTACAATTATATCTgataggtccaagggccttatCAATGCTGTCGCAAAG AAACCCGATCTAGCGGACTGGGCGAACTACATGTTCAAAGGTGAGAGATGGGGAGAGATGTACTCAAACGTGGCAGAGTCGTTTAATGCATGGATAAAAGAGGCACGCCATCTCCCTGTCACAAACATGGTAGACTCGATAAG GTTTAAGCTGATAGGCATGTTGTGTCATCGACATGAACAATCTCACAGATGGGAGAGACGTCTATGTCCTGTCATACATCGAAAGATTGAGGAACTTGTTGAAGAGTCTCGCAACCTACTGGTCGGCCGTTCCGACGGTGACCATTTTGAAGTGGTTGACCAGAAGAACTACTGCATCAGTTTGAACGCTCAGACATGCTCATGTC AAGCCATATTCTCAGTACCAGATAATGACAAACCAGATGATATCAACCACGAACTACTTGTGCGCCCTCCAATCACCAAGAAGCCAGTTGGTCGGCCAAGACGGAAGCGTCTAGAGTCACAAGCATCAATCATCCACGAATTACAATGTAGTCATTGCCATGATGCTGGTCATAACCGTAGATCCTGTAATGCATCGATAGCTGATCGACTACATGATGTTATTTACGTGCAGCTTGCCACAACAAAAGcg TATGCGCGACATTTAAGCAGTatgaactaa